From a region of the Candidatus Poribacteria bacterium genome:
- a CDS encoding Gfo/Idh/MocA family oxidoreductase, whose protein sequence is MKKMKIGIIGCGTISGAYFEGSRKTDILEIKACADLRMEAAQTQAERYNCHACTVDELLVDSEIELVVNLTIPRAHVDVGLQVLEAGKHVYSEKPLGVDIESGKQLIDTAAEKGLRVGSAPDTFLGAGIQTSRQALDAGKIGRPIAGSAFMCGHGPEGWHPNPAFFYDIGGGPMLDMGPYYVTALVNILGPVKRVAAITTKGFEERIATSQALNGMRIPVNITTHLTGVMEFENGTIVTTIMSFDMWRQSLPCIEIYGETGSMTVPDPNGFGGPVNVCPAGGDWEEQEIHFPNNARMIGVIDMVSAIRSGRTHRANGALAYHVLEVMLAFDKSSETGEHVIIKSTTERPNPVPLGLKEWEID, encoded by the coding sequence ATTAAAAAAATGAAGATTGGAATTATTGGCTGTGGCACAATCAGCGGTGCCTACTTTGAAGGGTCCCGAAAAACTGACATCTTAGAAATCAAAGCCTGTGCAGACCTTCGAATGGAAGCCGCACAAACGCAAGCTGAAAGATACAACTGTCACGCATGCACCGTCGATGAATTGCTCGTAGATAGTGAGATAGAACTCGTCGTGAATCTCACCATCCCGAGAGCGCATGTAGATGTTGGACTCCAAGTCTTGGAAGCAGGCAAACACGTCTACAGCGAAAAACCGCTTGGCGTGGACATCGAAAGCGGAAAGCAGCTTATTGACACTGCAGCAGAAAAAGGGCTCCGCGTCGGTTCCGCACCCGATACCTTTCTCGGCGCGGGAATCCAGACATCGCGACAGGCGTTGGATGCGGGGAAAATTGGGAGACCCATCGCTGGCAGTGCGTTCATGTGTGGACACGGACCGGAAGGCTGGCACCCGAATCCTGCTTTCTTTTACGACATCGGCGGCGGACCGATGCTGGACATGGGACCATACTACGTGACGGCACTCGTCAACATCCTCGGTCCCGTCAAGCGCGTCGCAGCGATTACGACAAAGGGATTTGAGGAGCGAATTGCAACGAGTCAAGCATTGAATGGCATGCGTATCCCCGTCAACATCACAACGCATCTGACAGGCGTGATGGAGTTTGAAAATGGGACAATTGTCACGACAATCATGAGTTTTGATATGTGGCGACAGAGTTTGCCTTGTATTGAAATCTATGGTGAGACCGGCTCAATGACAGTCCCCGATCCAAATGGATTCGGCGGACCCGTAAATGTTTGTCCCGCGGGTGGCGATTGGGAAGAGCAGGAAATCCATTTCCCGAACAACGCTCGGATGATTGGAGTTATCGATATGGTGTCCGCAATCCGTTCAGGACGCACACACCGCGCAAATGGCGCATTGGCATACCATGTACTTGAAGTCATGCTCGCCTTCGATAAATCCTCCGAAACCGGTGAACACGTCATCATCAAAAGCACAACAGAACGTCCTAATCCTGTCCCACTCGGTTTAAAAGAATGGGAAATAGATTAG